The Huiozyma naganishii CBS 8797 chromosome 3, complete genome genome contains a region encoding:
- the KNAG0C05920 gene encoding amino acid permease, with amino-acid sequence MAFPKIFKPCPQKELKERNILREEAGSSDVLPNDTNITTATSVASFELKSTNASEAASQSTSPTGSELIPDCLQSATNTGTLCTEEHVKHRSVKRALKPRHIAMIALGGTIGTGLFMGIAKPLRNAGPVGALIAYIFVGTIIFSVTQSLGEMVTFIPVTSSFTVFSHRFLSPAFGAANGYMYWFSWAMTFAVELSVLGKVIQFWTTAVPLAAWIVIFWFLLTLSNMFPVKYYGEIEFWIAFLKVLSLVGFLIFCLCITSGAGPHGPFGFRYWRDPGAWGPGIIAEDQSEARFLGWVSSLINAAFTYQGTELVGITAGEAANPRKAVPKAIKKVILRILFFYVGSLFFIGMLVPFNDPKLTSATSFVSSSPFIIAIQNSGVSLLPSIFNGVILITIISAGNSNVYVGSRILFGLAHSNLAPQFFTRTTKTGVPFVAVLFTSLFGSLAFLELTTDGDKVFNWLLSIVAIAGFFAWLLISLSHIRFMKALEYRGISRNSLPFKAIFMPWLAYYATAFIILIILIQGFTAFAPRFNVSDFVASYISLLLFVIIWGVFQAMKKCRIFWKVEDIDLDSDRKDIEDIRWEDDSPKTFWTKVWQTLA; translated from the coding sequence ATGGCTTTTCCGAAAATCTTCAAACCATGTCCTCAGAAAGAGCTTAAAGAACGCAATATTTTGAGAGAGGAAGCGGGTAGTTCTGATGTGCTACCGAATGATACAAACATTACTACTGCTACATCTGTTGCCAGCTTTGAGTTGAAATCAACCAATGCATCCGAAGCAGCAAGCCAAAGCACATCCCCGACTGGTTCAGAGTTAATACCAGACTGCTTGCAAAGTGCCACCAACACCGGTACGTTGTGCACTGAAGAGCATGTCAAACATAGGAGTGTTAAAAGAGCGTTGAAACCAAGGCACATCGCCATGATTGCATTGGGTGGGACAATTGGCACGGGGCTGTTTATGGGTATCGCCAAACCGCTCAGAAATGCAGGTCCAGTTGGAGCGCTGATCGCCTATATATTTGTCGGAACGATCATTTTTTCCGTCACACAATCTCTGGGTGAGATGGTGACCTTTATCCCGGTCACATCATCATTCACTGTATTCTCGCACAGGTTTCTTTCGCCAGCCTTCGGAGCTGCAAATGGTTACATGTATTGGTTTTCATGGGCGATGACTTTTGCTGTAGAACTAAGTGTTCTCGGGAAAGTCATCCAATTTTGGACAACTGCGGTTCCATTGGCAGCGTGGATTGTCATATTTTGGTTTTTACTGACACTCTCAAATATGTTTCCCGTGAAATATTACGGTGAGATAGAGTTTTGGATTGCCTTTTTAAAAGTACTGTCGCTTGTTGGTTTTCTCATATTCTGTCTTTGTATCACTAGTGGGGCTGGACCCCACGGACCTTTTGGGTTTCGGTACTGGAGAGATCCCGGAGCATGGGGACCAGGTATCATAGCCGAGGACCAAAGTGAGGCAAGGTTTTTGGGTTGGGTGTCTTCTCTAATCAACGCCGCGTTTACATACCAGGGCACAGAATTGGTTGGTATAACGGCCGGCGAGGCAGCCAATCCAAGGAAGGCCGTACCAAAAGCGATCAAGAAGGTAATTTTGCGTATTTTGTTCTTCTATGTGGGGTCGCTTTTCTTTATCGGGATGCTGGTTCCATTTAACGATCCGAAACTGACGAGTGCAACATCCTTCGTCTCATCGTCCCCGTTTATCATTGCAATACAAAATTCTGGTGTTTCTCTCTTGCCTAGTATTTTCAATGGTGTGATTTTGATTACTATTATATCTGCTGGAAATTCAAACGTTTACGTCGGGTCTAGAATTCTGTTTGGGTTGGCTCACAGTAACCTTGCCCCGCAGTTTTTCACGCGCACCACAAAAACCGGTGTGCCCTTTGTTGCCGTGTTATTTACTTCATTGTTTGGCAGTTTAGCTTTCTTAGAGCTTACCACCGACGGCGATAAAGTGTTCAACTGGTTACTGAGTATTGTGGCAATTGCCGGTTTTTTCGCTTGGCTGCTGATTTCGTTATCCCACATTCGGTTCATGAAAGCATTAGAATATAGAGGCATTTCAAGGAATAGCCTTCCCTTCAAAGCTATCTTCATGCCCTGGCTAGCTTACTACGCCACCGCATTTATCATCTTAATTATCCTAATCCAAGGGTTTACTGCGTTTGCTCCCAGGTTCAATGTATCCGATTTCGTGGCATCGTATATCTCTTTGCTCCTCTTTGTGATCATATGGGGGGTTTTCCAagcgatgaagaagtgcagaatattttggaaagtaGAAGACATTGATCTGGATAGTGATCGGAAGGACATCGAGGACATTCGCTGGGAAGATGACTCTCCCAAAACTTTCTGGACTAAAGTCTGGCAAACCTTAGCATAG
- the TMA10 gene encoding Tma10p (similar to Saccharomyces cerevisiae STF2 (YGR008C) and TMA10 (YLR327C); ancestral locus Anc_4.146), whose amino-acid sequence MTRTNKWTVREKTADAKYFTRTGNFGESPNNVKKEGSGKGNWGKPGDEINDLIDEGEIGPIFNKQRRGSNSVKNERRLSDAQRN is encoded by the coding sequence atGACTAGAACTAACAAATGGACCGTTAGAGAGAAGACCGCGGACGCGAAGTACTTCACGCGGACTGGGAACTTCGGGGAGTCCCCCAACAACGTGAAGAAGGAAGGGTCCGGGAAGGGCAACTGGGGGAAACCCGGTGACGAGATCAACGATCTGATTGACGAGGGGGAGATCGGGcccatcttcaacaagcaGAGGAGAGGGTCCAACAGCGTCAAGAACGAGAGACGGCTCTCTGACGCGCAGAGGAACTGA
- the PEX30 gene encoding peroxisome biogenesis protein (similar to Saccharomyces cerevisiae PEX31 (YGR004W) and PEX30 (YLR324W); ancestral locus Anc_4.140), whose product MSEGYGKDHAVRAAFADTLRPRIGGNTTKVFLRGLAEKSPDTDDGDAGDVLDGSPLLSSTPPTVSKTLVTLYPYLIVCDELLSVVTWTGSNIWTSVLAVLVYISVVLYLEQLTKYVGHVVIVSLLLLYSKLDKFIEGSVYSHASLEDIIAVMERVSFKFDLLLSPLNNLSMENVERLLLTMVLLSPVHLLITAFVVPPTMYLLLGGLFLLTYHSPWSKVTRRLLWKFKSVRLLVYYLTGLNLGGINRDVTSNLFNSVQKKINKTLLDDHAGSHSDPTGGGSGKSIKFTYVLFENQRHWIGIGWKSSMLSYERTPWTDEFLNEAPSPENFQLPSDEKNEGVFEWRWIDKTWRLDLTNDGAIPVDPTSAKTTANPGDDEGYVYYDNSWKKPSVEPTFSKYTRRRRWVRTAELVKIAPDETTSLPQSPEKITAGEADEVQDEEVETIGTGDTVGTVDTPDNFAIENLSEVHNRRGSS is encoded by the coding sequence ATGAGCGAAGGTTACGGCAAGGATCACGCTGTGAGGGCGGCGTTTGCGGACACTTTGCGGCCTCGGATTGGAGGGAACACGACCAAAGTGTTCCTGAGGGGGTTGGCGGAAAAGTCCCCCGATACTGATGACGGGGATGCTGGCGACGTGCTGGATGGGTCGCCACTACTGTCTTCTACGCCCCCCACGGTGTCGAAGACGCTTGTGACGCTGTACCCTTATTTGATCGTGTGCGATGAGTTGTTGAGTGTGGTGACCTGGACCGGGTCTAATATCTGGACGAGTGTTCTTGCTGTGCTTGTATACATCAGCGTGGTGCTGTACCTTGAGCAACTGACAAAATACGTCGGGCACGTCGTCATTGTGagtttgctgttgctgtacTCGAAGCTGGATAAGTTTATCGAGGGGAGCGTGTACTCGCACGCGAGCTTAGAAGATATCATCGCCGTGATGGAGCGGgtttccttcaagtttgacCTACTGTTGTCCCCGCTCAACAATCTGAGCATGGAGAACGTGGAACGTCTACTCTTGACGATGGTTCTGCTGTCGCCCGTGCACCTGCTGATCACGGCTTTCGTTGTCCCGCCGACGATGTACCTGCTTCTGGGTGGGCTCTTCCTGCTGACGTACCACTCGCCGTGGTCCAAAGTAACTCGCCGGCTGCTGTGGAAGTTTAAATCCGTGCGTCTGCTTGTATACTACCTTACTGGGCTAAACCTTGGTGGGATCAACAGGGATGTGACGTCGAACCTATTCAACAGCgtgcagaagaagatcaacaagaCCTTGTTGGATGACCATGCTGGTTCACACAGTGACCCGACTGGTGGGGGGTCAGGCAAGTCTATCAAGTTTACGTACGTGCTGTTCGAGAACCAACGGCACTGGATCGGGATCGGATGGAAGTCGAGCATGCTGAGTTACGAGCGGACCCCCTGGACGGACGAGTTTCTGAACGAAGCTCCATCCCCTGAGAACTTCCAGCTGCCGAGTgacgagaagaacgaaGGTGTGTTTGAATGGCGGTGGATCGACAAGACGTGGCGTTTGGATTTGACTAACGATGGTGCGATCCCCGTGGATCCAACAAGCGCCAAGACCACTGCGAACCCGGGCGACGACGAAGGGTACGTATACTACGATAATTCGTGGAAAAAACCTTCTGTGGAACCTACGTTCTCCAAGTACACGCGGAGAAGGCGGTGGGTGCGTACTGCAGAGCTTGTGAAGATTGCTCCTGACGAGACTACCTCATTACCACAGTCGCCGGAGAAGATAACCGCAGGTGAGGCCGATGAGGTACAAGATGAAGAGGTTGAGACGATCGGGACTGGGGATACCGTGGGCACCGTGGACACCCCTGACAATTTTGCTATTGAGAATCTGAGTGAGGTGCATAACCGCCGAGGCAGCTCGTGA
- the GLO1 gene encoding lactoylglutathione lyase GLO1 (similar to Saccharomyces cerevisiae GLO1 (YML004C); ancestral locus Anc_6.305) — MAGDTGYDTVVESAAVRGSVVNTHTCLRVKDPKVSLAFYEKQFGMRLLKQVDVAESRFSLYFLSFEKEFPHAENGSLKVFATQGVLELTHNWGTEDDASFKVNNGNGEENRGFGHVCFTTRDIAQACVTLEARGVSFKKRMSDGRQKDIAFVLDPDGYWIELVQYPTVGTPSGQADDLGYKFNHTMVRVKDARKSVAFYTNVLGMQLLEKSVHENAKFTLYFLGYPADSESREATGDRRAREGLLELTHNWGTEDDAEFRYHNGNDAPQGYGHICISCKDPEAFCNEVEQKYGDKIAWAPKFNQGKMKNIAFLKDPDGYSVEVTPQTLFI; from the coding sequence ATGGCTGGTGATACAGGGTACGATACTGTTGTGGAGAGTGCTGCCGTTCGCGGCTCTGTGGTGAACACGCACACGTGTTTGCGGGTCAAGGACCCGAAGGTTTCGTTGGCCTTCTACGAGAAGCAGTTCGGGATGCGGTTGCTGAAGCAAGTGGACGTTGCGGAGTCTCGGTTCAGTCTGTACTTTTTGTCCTTTGAGAAGGAGTTCCCCCATGCTGAGAATGGGTCCCTGAAAGTGTTTGCTACGCAAGGGGTGCTCGAGTTGACGCACAACTGGGGCACGGAGGACGACGCCTCGTTCAAGGTGAACAACGGGAACGGTGAGGAGAACCGTGGGTTTGGGCATGTGTGCTTCACTACAAGGGATATCGCGCAGGCGTGTGTTACGCTGGAGGCCCGCGGCgtatccttcaagaagcGGATGTCCGACGGGAGACAGAAGGATATTGCGTTTGTGCTCGACCCGGACGGGTACTGGATCGAGCTTGTGCAGTACCCTACCGTGGGTACCCCCAGTGGTCAAGCGGATGACTTGGGTTACAAGTTCAACCACACGATGGTTCGTGTGAAGGACGCCCGCAAGTCTGTCGCGTTCTACACGAACGTTCTTGGGATGCAATTGCTCGAGAAGTCCGTTCACGAGAACGCCAAGTTCACGTTGTACTTCCTTGGGTACCCGGCAGATTCTGAGTCCCGGGAAGCTACGGGTGATCGCCGTGCAAGAGAGGGTCTACTCGAATTGACACACAATTGGGGCACGGAGGACGACGCAGAGTTCCGGTACCACAACGGGAACGACGCTCCACAGGGGTACGGCCACATCTGCATCAGTTGCAAGGACCCGGAGGCCTTCTGCAATGAGGTGGAGCAGAAGTACGGCGACAAGATCGCGTGGGCACCCAAGTTCAACCAGGGCAAGATGAAGAACATCgcgttcttgaaggacccGGACGGGTACTCCGTCGAAGTGACACCTCAGACGCTATTTATTTAA
- the RPL38 gene encoding 60S ribosomal protein eL38 (similar to Saccharomyces cerevisiae RPL38 (YLR325C); ancestral locus Anc_4.141), translated as MAREITDIKQFLELTRRADVKTATVKINKKLNKNGKQFRQTKFKVRGSKTLYTLIVNDAGKAKKLVQSLPPTLKVNKL; from the coding sequence ATGGCCAGAGAAATCACCGACATCAAGCAATTCCTAGAATTGACCAGAAGAGCCGACGTCAAGACCGCTACCGtcaagatcaacaagaagttgaacaagaacggCAAGCAGTTCAGACAGACCAAGTTCAAGGTCAGAGGCTCCAAGACCCTGTACACTTTGATTGTCAACGACGCCGGGAAGGCCAAGAAGCTTGTCCAGTCTTTACctccaactttgaaagtcaACAAGTTATAA
- the CWC24 gene encoding U2-type spliceosomal complex subunit CWC24 (similar to Saccharomyces cerevisiae CWC24 (YLR323C); ancestral locus Anc_4.139), producing MSFGLGWSHIRCRRPCDMFKKRSNLFLSGGKRKRAPVTESPETGSDSDATEGDSVQKVPFKRRHIIAGAVAGESAASRRVASTVTGLGETSRGGDDGTVLEGRSEDDSADDESVVDKTLTSFVKQNQSQKSQHQIKQAANLKNTILVDYQPDICKDFKQTGYCGYGDSCKFLHSRDDFKAGWKLNQDWKIEDTEDNDEASEGTLRGRKHLDLEKIPFKCVICKQDYKSPIVTNCEHYFCRECFFKRTHTDSKCFICGKETNGSAKIAAGLKDLITKKNKETDKTEFNEAQTATSS from the coding sequence atgagctttGGACTCGGTTGGTCCCATATTCGCTGTAGGAGGCCGTGCGACATGTTCAAGAAGCGGAGTAACCTTTTTCTGAGTGGCGGGAAGAGGAAACGTGCACCAGTAACGGAGTCTCCCGAAACAGGGAGCGATTCTGATGCCACAGAGGGCGATTCCGTGCAGAAGGTGCCGTTCAAGAGACGGCATATTATCGCGGGGGCGGTGGCCGGTGAGAGTGCAGCATCTCGGCGTGTGGCCTCAACCGTGACGGGATTGGGAGAGACCAGTAGAGGCGGTGATGACGGCACTGTGCTTGAGGGCCGCTCCGAGGATGACTCCGCGGATGACGAATCGGTCGTAGACAAAACTTTGACCAGTTTTGTGAAGCAGAACCAATCGCAGAAGAGTCAGCACCAGATTAAGCAGGCGGCAAACCTGAAGAACACCATATTGGTGGACTATCAGCCAGACATTTGCAAAGACTTCAAACAGACAGGGTACTGTGGGTACGGCGATAGTTGCAAGTTCCTGCATTCCAGGGACGATTTCAAAGCTGGATGGAAGCTGAACCAGGATTGGAAGATTGAAGACACGGAAGATAATGATGAGGCATCTGAGGGGACTTTGAGGGGCCGGAAACACTTGGACCTCGAGAAAATACCATTCAAATGTGTCATTTGCAAACAGGATTACAAGTCCCCTATAGTGACAAACTGTGAGCATTACTTTTGCAGGGAATGCTTCTTTAAAAGGACGCACACGGATTCAAAGTGCTTTATATGCGGTAAAGAAACCAACGGATCAGCAAAGATAGCTGCAGGTCTTAAAGATTTGATaacaaagaagaacaaagaaactgaCAAGACAGAGTTTAATGAGGCGCAAACGGCAACATCTTCTTGA
- the KNAG0C05980 gene encoding uncharacterized protein (similar to Saccharomyces cerevisiae PDR3 (YBL005W) and PDR1 (YGL013C); ancestral locus Anc_4.113) — MDGSSSVRKWADGVQKPAHRRRKTVLACTNCRRRKIKCTGKWPCSNCEAYSCVCEYVDKAAQVKFAGGSGNSVGTVAVSSESPSLPTATAATTTTPTISTLVNEVELTSPPLAGPTTAVVSPSPNGLYEGDIEDDERYAALSEALAQLKAVRPKNSVIEALVQETQGKLDELADSWQPRVNLQSFRGDKSLETALMKNKYRDKLHLTRFASLTTSEMDFPGAKAAPRNGRGFDTCTPTNTTLMNNIFNQQQSFLSRLPLVDDIFGLYSPVETFSLRGLGLLVQRFALEPSSGSNGGSSCGDGMREKVKATVYILLRFFDICCLHLNEGVVSIADPLENYLRSREPGYRASPRWSSPHSSLNDRDLVLLLIGMFPQPLTEQLTGVTRQRFESLVSEGQDLEMFRTLLQMYDKHRVAFEQLITSMTLGDGETLSMRPLNDFCALQDLLLTLCYSYYNATLYHLDEYNSLEYLELLLQFLDHVKWLDQAYAYEKVLAVAVDCALKLGLSRWEYYVGLDETNAERRRVLWWRLYCHEKTYTFRCGALSVIDDRKVNCLLPRVFRSLRLVQFAPGGSHGSVDRSLLDSLTSEELRFYGECSMSHVLSGYYESVLYNERYTAIDNSAKPQHIRKRYLSEVSVSLGATSDQLQAIQRDTGRLLDRSSSGYDDMYAIICHYHVALLHRSTINLMSRLEVPQGTAALRGSIRQIYREWRVCTQVVLDCPTGYSMWRTFHYYTMLLLMVCPQTLTPESQLTMGDVVSVLRIFWRIVQMTRQYVDPMGLRETGFPANDAICRSETFKDFGRSFSIFSILIRLILLDKLQKNSWTEADLHAAVRQEQEQPPGAGPPGGACTADDLCKLVDMFLDHGSYLFSFILARQWPAARARRPPLGVPAAAPAAAPPAPPAPPAPTKPLPATRWRSGQPHWPAPAAPSAPAPAPAHAGPPAHAQAADFLAAENYSLGSLEDSSRTRT; from the coding sequence ATGGATGGGAGTAGCAGTGTGAGAAAGTGGGCGGATGGTGTGCAGAAGCCCGCTCACCGGAGGCGCAAGACGGTGCTGGCTTGCACGAACTGCCGGCGGAGGAAGATCAAGTGTACTGGGAAATGGCCATGTTCCAACTGCGAGGCGTACAGCTGTGTCTGCGAGTACGTCGACAAGGCTGCGCAGGTGAAGTTTGCCGGTGGGAGCGGAAACAGTGTTGGGACCGTCGCTGTATCGTCCGAGTCACCGTCGTTGCCCACAGCAACCGCGGCGACGACCACGACACCTACTATATCAACGCTGGTGAACGAGGTGGAGTTGACGAGCCCGCCCCTTGCAGGCCCGACCACTGCGGTGGTAAGTCCTTCTCCAAACGGTCTCTACGAGGGCGATatcgaggacgacgagCGGTACGCTGCTCTGTCGGAGGCGCTCGCTCAGTTGAAGGCCGTGAGGCCCAAGAACTCTGTGATCGAGGCGTTGGTCCAGGAGACTCAGGGGAAGCTGGACGAGCTTGCCGATTCCTGGCAGCCACGAGTGAACTTGCAGTCGTTCCGCGGGGACAAGTCTCTCGAGACCGCGCTGATGAAGAACAAGTACAGGGACAAGTTGCACTTGACGCGGTTTGCGTCGCTGACGACTAGTGAGATGGATTTCCCCGGGGCGAAGGCGGCACCGAGGAACGGCCGTGGGTTCGATACTTGCACGCCCACGAACACGACGCTGATGAACAACATCTTCAACCAGCAACAGTCTTTCTTGTCCCGGTTGCCCCTCGTGGATGACATCTTTGGGCTGTACTCCCCCGTGGAGACCTTCTCACTGCGGGGGCTTGGATTGCTCGTGCAGCGGTTTGCCCTTGAACCTTCGAGTGGTAGTAACGGTGGCAGCAGCTGTGGGGACGGGATGCGCGAGAAAGTGAAGGCCACAGTGTACATCCTGCTGCGGTTCTTTGACATCTGCTGCTTGCACTTGAACGAGGGTGTTGTGTCGATTGCAGACCCGTTGGAGAACTACCTTCGTAGCAGGGAACCTGGGTACAGGGCCAGTCCGCGGTGGTCGAGCCCGCACAGTTCTTTGAACGACAGGGACCTTGTGTTGCTGCTGATTGGGATGTTCCCGCAGCCGCTGACGGAGCAATTGACCGGTGTGACGAGGCAGCGGTTTGAGTCTCTCGTGTCTGAGGGCCAGGACTTGGAGATGTTCCGCACGTTGCTGCAGATGTACGACAAGCACCGTGTTGCCTTTGAGCAATTGATCACGAGCATGACTTTGGGGGACGGTGAGACGCTGTCGATGCGGCCCCTGAACGATTTCTGTGCGCTACAGGACTTGCTTCTGACGCTTTGTTACAGTTACTACAATGCTACGTTGTATCATTTGGATGAGTACAACTCGTTGGAGTACTTGGAGTTGCTGTTACAGTTCCTGGACCACGTGAAGTGGCTGGACCAAGCGTACGCTTACGAGAAAGTGCTTGCCGTGGCCGTGGACTGTGCATTGAAACTTGGTCTGTCCCGGTGGGAGTACTACGTCGGGCTCGACGAGACGAACGCTGAGAGGCGGCGTGTTCTTTGGTGGAGGTTGTACTGTCACGAGAAGACGTACACTTTCCGATGCGGGGCGTTATCTGTGATCGACGACAGGAAGGTCAATTGTCTGTTGCCTCGGGTGTTCCGGTCACTACGGTTGGTGCAGTTCGCACCTGGGGGTTCCCATGGTTCCGTGGACCGGTCTCTACTGGATTCGTTGACCAGTGAGGAACTCCGTTTCTACGGGGAGTGTAGTATGTCGCACGTACTGAGTGGGTACTACGAGTCAGTGTTGTACAACGAGCGGTACACTGCCATTGACAACAGTGCGAAACCTCAACATATCCGTAAACGGTACCTGTCTGAGGTGAGTGTCTCCCTCGGGGCCACTAGTGACCAATTGCAAGCTATCCAGCGTGACACTGGGCGGCTGCTGGACCGGTCCTCGAGTGGGTACGACGACATGTACGCTATCATTTGCCACTACCACGTGGCACTACTGCACCGGTCCACGATCAATCTAATGAGCCGTTTGGAGGTCCCCCAGGGGACTGCAGCTCTACGTGGCAGTATCCGTCAGATATACCGCGAGTGGCGTGTATGTACACAAGTGGTGCTTGACTGCCCTACAGGGTACAGTATGTGGCGAACGTTCCATTACTACACGATGTTGCTACTGATGGTGTGTCCGCAGACACTGACCCCTGAGTCACAACTGACGATGGGGGACGTTGTGTCCGTGTTGCGGATCTTCTGGCGGATCGTTCAGATGACGCGGCAGTACGTGGACCCCATGGGGCTCCGTGAGACGGGGTTCCCCGCGAACGACGCGATCTGCCGTTCGGAGaccttcaaagattttgGCCGGTCGTTCTCGATCTTCTCTATTCTGATTCGACTTATTTTACTGGATAAGTTACAGAAGAACAGCTGGACGGAGGCGGATCTGCACGCGGCGGTACggcaagaacaagaacaaccGCCAGGCGCTGGGCCCCCCGGCGGGGCGTGCACCGCAGACGACCTGTGCAAGCTGGTCGATATGTTTCTGGACCACGGTTCGTACCTGTTCAGTTTCATCTTGGCCCGCCAGTGGCCAGCAGCGAGAGCCCGCCGCCCGCCGCTGGGGGTTCCGGCAGCAGCCCCCGCAGCAGCCCCGCCCGCGCCGCCCGCGCCGCCCGCGCCCACGAAGCCCCTGCCCGCCACCCGCTGGCGCAGTGGCCAGCCACACTGGCCGGCCCCCGCCGCTCCCTCTGCCCCAGCCCCGGCCCCCGCCCACGCCGGCCCGCCCGCCCACGCGCAGGCGGCGGACTTCCTCGCCGCGGAGAACTACAGCCTGGGCTCCCTCGAGGATTCGTCTCGAACACGAACCTGA
- the KNAG0C05960 gene encoding uncharacterized protein (similar to Saccharomyces cerevisiae YLR326W; ancestral locus Anc_4.144), whose amino-acid sequence MSGFVRSTLENIGEGILQDKATEFAGTHFQPTRDPFYEKLPSGKRVRRRLPDNLFTKADRRAWKSLQNRAWLHDRSLCGCCCWTETIGWAPLLALLPLVGPVLMYAVHKRLINEADRKFRLDEELKLKMHANIGVDLTISLVPVLGALFAWLHAASTRNAALVYNFVSKRALQQQQQQQQQWRPPSRDDESVPMRGPPPSAPPAARVRSRAPPVHQRPYPL is encoded by the coding sequence ATGTCAGGTTTTGTGAGGAGTACACTGGAGAATATCGGCGAGGGGATCCTACAGGACAAAGCGACAGAGTTCGCAGGGACACACTTCCAACCGACGCGGGACCCCTTCTACGAGAAGTTACCCAGTGGGAAACGTGTTCGTAGAAGGCTCCCCGACAACCTGTTCACCAAAGCTGACCGACGTGCTTGGAAATCATTGCAGAACCGTGCCTGGCTACACGACCGGTCCCTGTgcggttgctgttgctggaCGGAGACCATTGGATGGGCACCGTTGCTTGCGTTGTTACCACTTGTAGGGCCCGTGCTCATGTATGCTGTACACAAACGACTAATCAATGAGGCGGACCGTAAATTCAGACTCGATGAGGagttgaaattgaagatgCACGCGAACATCGGTGTTGATCTGACCATTTCGCTCGTTCCTGTGTTGGGGGCCCTGTTTGCCTGGCTACATGCCGCGTCGACACGGAACGCAGCACTGGTGTACAACTTCGTTTCGAAGCGTGCCctacagcaacaacaacaacagcagcagcagtggcGACCTCCAAGTAGAGACGACGAGAGTGTACCGATGCGGGGCCCGCCGCCGTCTGCACCGCCCGCAGCGCGCGTCCGCTCACGAGCACCACCCGTCCATCAACGTCCGTACCCTCTGTGA